TCAAAATGGTACCATCTATTCTCATCAATTAACTGCACAAATTGCCAAAAGCAAGCACGTGTCATACGTGAAAGATCTACGGGACAGAACCCACACTCAGATGGTGTGTTCACAACCAGAATTGGGAAGGTTTACCTTGGCATAAGCAGTGTAGTGTCCACCACCTAGACCACCATAATGGTTGCTGATGGCATATAGGTCATACACATAAGATTCACCACTCCTGCTTTTCAGGTACTTACTCAAGTCAAGATTGTGAATTGGAAAATTCACAAAGGTGTCAAGTTTGTTCTTCATGTATCTGCTGTATGAGAACCTCTTTAAGTGAAAGACAAGCACATCAGGCAATGTCCACAAATCTAGCTTCTTGGTGGCTTGTCTATGTTCCTTGCAACAGGGGCAATACCTATTTAAAAACACATGGAGTGAGGCTGTTGTTATTTTTTTAGTGAATTACATCACAAGGATTTGTAAAACAGTTTCCACAAGCAATAAAAAAGAGGTCGCAAGTACTCTACCACATGTCATCAGGCCCCAGAGGTTCTTCCGTCAAAAATGCATCCAGACATGAAAATAAGGAGATAGCTTCTTGCCGTGTTTTCTTCACAGTGAAACCCGTCTTGTGTACCTCTGGAAGATCCTCCAAGAAGCTGGGATCATATAATTCACGCACTTTATCAGTCCAATCCAGCAGCACCTTTATATGTTGCCCAGGTTTTATAATAGTATCCTTCTTGATGGGCTTCCAGTTAGTAATCTTATGATCACTTTGAGAAAGCTGGAAGGATAACTCCCGGCTGGGTGAATCCTCTAGTTCTGCAGTCTCCATCGGCTGGTCACAGCTATTTGATGGTTCATCATCAGCTTCAGCAAGAAAGCCATTTTCCTCACCCTTATGAGCTTTAACTGAAGAATATGTTCTTCTCAAAGGTGATAGCATTCTAGACACAGCATTATCAATGTCAAATCCACTCAAACAATCTTCTTCTAAGTATGTAACCAGAGGAGCTCCAAAAAGTTTCCTCTCACCACCCTTCAGATAATCAGATGAAGATCTGGAAGAAACTAAATAATTTCAGcccaaagagagagaaaaagaaaaaagaaataatattcaatttaatcaGCACATCCAGGTAACAACTAAGTAATTAAGCATTAAAGAGGGAAGTTGGCCACTGAATGATAACCACAAAAATGCATGTATTTACATGTTAccagaaaaattaaattgcaaGTTAATACAGAAGGTAATCTTACTTTTCTGACCATCGGTTCacaatttgtattttcacttTTCCTGTCTCTTTTCTATCAAAACGGTAGGCCACAATACACTCTTCatcttttattgaatttagcATTTCTGCAGGGTTCtcgaaaaatttaaaaatttgatgattATAGACCTgagaacaaaattaaatacTTCAGCCACTGAAACTAGAACATAAATGAATGAACTCAATTAagtaagaaaaaacaaaagaaatggcATGCCCACCTCTGCTAACAGAAGGCTTTCATCACTCTTCAGGCAGCACACAGTACTCAAAGCAGAAATGAGATCTTTACAGCAGCCATGCTTCATTACTGTCACGGTGAATGGCATTGGGAGAGTACTTCCATCAGCATAAAACACAGTTACTGTCATTGACCGAGTGACAGTTGAAGGTAGTGGCAATGTCAGGTACATAAAAggatcaaaagtaattgaaattttgttgcAAACTGGGCAAACCAGTGTAGACTTATATTGACCCTGAGCATGTCATCCACACAAAACATAAATCAGAAGGAACATTAGCATAAGACAAATCACAAGAGGCACAACTTTGTTCACgcatagaaaacaaaatataaatttcagcataaaattaaaatttgttcttCATTCATTTATACTGTAATAAGTAATAAAGGAtattaactcttaaaaaataaattttaaagggaCCTCAATGTTTGCAAAAAAGAATTCTCAAGATACATATTCTAAATATGCTTAAACGAATCCTAATTTGAAGTTGTAAGTAGCAAAAATGCTTAACTGCAGTCAATTATTGTCTATGTTATGAGGACCCAACAAATCATTCACAGTACTTAGTTAAATCAAGTAGTAACTAAATTGTCCATGaggtattaatttaaaattgttttgtaaataacTTTCTAAGAAGAGCATGTAAACAcatcacaaaaataaatctcacttGAAAGACATCCACAATCAAAGAATCATTGCGAGCCTTATGATTTATCCAACACTCATTTGCCACTTCCTCATCTGGTCGACCATCTGAGTCCTTCATTTCAATGTAAGGCTTTTGTTTGACACGATTCAAATCTTCATGCAAGCCATCCAATAAGAAGGCAAGAAGTTCCTATAAAACAGATTTCATCatccaaaagaaaacaaaatctctGAACTTTTATAGTGTTAAAAGAGTTGCAGTAATTCAAAATGGCTTTTCAAAAATCCATGCAAAGAATAAACTGGTAATGATCATAGCATCAGGTGCGAAATAAACATGCCATAAGTGCCTGCTATATACcacaaatataacaaaaagtTGCAAatctaaaattacaaaatgaaacTGGTCTGCCATGTTAAAGCATGTTATCGTTGATTTCTAAGTCATTCcaaaatttttcacaaatatCAAAACCTAGGAGCATGGAAGCATTCCATATCACCATCCTTAAATTATAAGCAAGATCAGGTAATATGAAAGTAACTACAGCGTACCATTTATTTCTGATTCTCAGTTCAATCTACAGCtcacatattaatatattagggtGCAATAGCAGCACAGCGAACTATCTTCTAAAATAGGTAGATGCACAATTCTTAAGAAGTGTTACTTAACAAGATATAGTATGCACATAGCTGAAACCTAAAATGCACTCCTACTTCATCACTCACCCTGACAAAGAGTTAGCATGGTGCAATGACTGCAACTATAACACTATAACAACTAATATAGATAGAATAAAACTCCCCACTCAGGGGGAGTTACTATTTGATCCCCCTTTAAGAAACCTCAAAACAGCAATTAGACGAGAGGACGAATATAAAGCATATACCCCTATAATTAcacatataagataaaaatcCCCCTAATAAATTtggaataagaaaaattttaaaaaggaaaatatctaAATTGTGATAAAACCTGAGAATCATGCTGGTTGTAACCACTGAATTGGGGAGCAAATCGAGCAAGTTTTCCCTTGAAAGCACGGGGTGCAATTGTAGTTCGCCCAGAGGACCACAATTTCCTCAACAACTCACCAAATGCAATTGCAAGCTCACCCTGTACATTCACAATGTATCtgagttaaattatataaattgattgagAAGTTTATCTTAATACAGCactcaaacaaaacaataaaaattaatataagagaAGAGAatgataaacaagaaaaaaccaCATACATGCATTCCTAAAGGATTTTTAGTGTTAATCTCATCACTGTAATCTTGCAAAAAGTAGTCAACAAGACGAGGCGTGTGGACTAAACATTGAAGGGCACTATTCATAAAGCAAGTATTTCCCAGATTTTGTAATCCAGCCAGACCTCCCCTCTCTCCTTTTTTAACAGTGTTATAAGAGTCAAATCCTTCATCCGTATCTGTTAATGCTGGGCCCAATGAACTACCCTGATACTGATTAAATCTATAACCTGTTGACTGACCATTTGACATGGTAGGCCCCCCAGCAACTGTTAGGGATGACCTTGATGGTTCTAGGGGTACCAAAGCTAGCTCATTTCCAGTGGAATCCATGTCAAAGTGAGAAGAATATCCTCCATCTACTTGAACCTCCAGAAGAATCTACAAACAAAAGGATGCATCAACCATACAGGTTATAAAAAAGAGATTTCAAATATTCAGAAAAGTTTAACAGCGATGACCATGATAAAGAAGTTGctacaacaacaattttttagtatatcctgacaatttcatataaaatccaaaatctTAAGCAAAGTGcaataaatttcaaaagttaaaagaaCAATCAAGAGAGTGTTTATCACATACCATTACgaataaacaaagaaagaaaacaatgaCAATCAAGTTTTATCCAAAAATGTTCGCCTATGTTCTGATCATTCTTCTCTTTTGGTAGAAGTGTGGGTAGGTATATGGGATGGATGGGGGTTGGGACTTgtcttaaataatattattcaaatgaaTATAAGACTCAAATTGCTCAATACTTCTCACATTCTACGTCTCAATTCTCAATTTTCCTTTCATACTCAGGCATGAGTCTTAAGTTCTACTATTCCAGATTCACACATTCTGTACACATGCCCCCAACAGCTTCCATTTCTcgacaaaaaaatatatagcaaGAAATATATTGAATGAACTGATTACTAATAGAATTCTCACAGCAAAGAACTATTATTATCATTGTtccaaatgaaaattaaatgacAACCAGATACACATTGAAACAGTCCACCACAAGACTACATCTATGGATGTTCTACTATTATCTATTATCCACAAGAAGTCAAAACACAACATACAAAAAACTTGATAGTCaccccaaaataaattaaaaagcaaGTTcagtaaattataaataatttcacatttaaaatgaaaatcacAACATGGCCATAGATCCACAAAAACACACCcacacaaaaaaagaaaaaagaaatttaagataTTATCCTTTTTCTTATTTGCTAGAAAATTTCCCATCCAAATAACACTTTGAATAATAATGATAAGCAGAATACTCACATGTTGGTCCATTTGCAGCATTGCATCATCCAGCGTTTGATCCATACCATTCAATGGTGATTCTGACTGTTTTTGCTTATTGAAGTAATCCCAAATGCAAGCCTTTTAATatgcataaaaacaaaaacaaacaattaaactttaaattacagcaaacaaaatataagaaacaaaacacCCAAAGATAACAGCAAACACaccttttcattctttattcCTTTTAATTTACAGACATTCTCATAAAGTTCACGTATAGAAGCCTGGATAGAAGGAAAAAAGACCAGAATGGTCTAAAATAGGTCAATAAAGCTCTTAGAATGCTTCCATAACCAAGCAAAAAACAGCAAAGCCTTAAATATATGACTCATTAACCAAAGTATTTATTTAACCATATATTTTACTCTCGGTATTAcctttttgcttaattttatgattgattGACTGTTGTCTCTAGAATCAATCAAATGGAGAGAAAGTGGATAAACCTCAACTATCTTCTCACTCCTAGTGCCCACACAAATCATCTTTCTTGGCAATGCTGGGCCTCCTTTGTACCTAAAATTTAGAGAGTaaccaattaaaaaaacataagctTTGCAATTAATGGAGGATTCATACTAATGCCCACAATATCGCAGAAAGAACAATCATACTCCACAGGATTTGGACAAGCAATTCCATTCCAAAAACTGATTAAACAGCTTTACACAGTAATCAGCATAAAAGTTGAATGTTTAGCAAATTCATAAGACATATCAAACAACTATCTTAAAATTTCAGATAAAAACAAGTCAAACAGGCCATAttccatatttatttaatatcaaaacattGATGCACCCACAGTAAAGTTCTCCAAGATTTTCCTAGTTGACTTTTTAGATTACAAGATTTAAAAATGTCCAAGACACAAGTCAAATAGATTTAGTATAAGTTTCAATGCACAAGTATCCTAAAGTAACAGAGGTCATGTAAAGGAAATCAAAAGGAAACAGCACGGAACAATATCAAAAGGTTCCTCATAGGCCACATATTCACAAATTTAGCAACATGTCTAACCTCATACTTTTTATCATGCAACCGTCCAGAAATTCAATTacaaaccatcaaatttcaactTTCACCAATCTACTGCAAGCAGCAGCGAACAAAAATTACCACTGAATTCATCATCCATGGAAGCAATTAAATAATTCATCCACCCAGAGCACAAACAACCTCAAACTAAAGCCTAGTAGATATGAAAAGAATCAAACCACAGAGGTCCTTGGAAGAAAATGCAATACCAATGAAAAAGCTTTTCCCAGATTTGTTGAGGAACTAAAACATAGTCCTGCCCCTCCACCAAATTTCTACGAAGCTCTAGAGAATCACCTTCAGTGCCATTACCATTTTCTATTAAATCAGAATTATCAATGGGTCCGGGCCTCTCTGAAGAAACCCCATCCAAACGTTGAGAATCAGACGACAGCTTGTCAATCAAAGGTTCATCACCACCAACGTGCCTCTCCCAAATTTTATACCAGCTGCACAAACACAACAGCAACTTAgtctataaaaaataataataacaataacagtTAAGaataatacacatcaaaatttacaaaaagaaaagtaaaatttccACAAAATTTAAGGATGCATGaatggagaaaaaataaaataatattttttcatataagcaatatataatatgtaaaaaaataataattgcatCGATCAAAGGAGTAAAAACGAAAAATACCTCGTTGAAATTAGGTAGTACAAGTTGCCTTCTTTCAAATGAATCTGAGATTGATTAGTCAAGTCTTGTACGATCTGTCTCTCTTCGTCGGGCGTGCAAGGCAAGCAACTCCCTGCGTTCTCCATCATCAAAACCGAAGAATCACGAATCGTCATTTTAGATATTGCTTCCTACATACACACATTCATCACATCAATCCAAAGatagaattcgaattcaaatctaatttaaagGGAGGGAGAAAGGGAGAGAGGGAGATTTGATCCAAGGAGAGACGAGAGGGGAGAGAGCAGAGAGCAGGgagtagagagagagagagagaaaatgatcTGATTACCGTCGTATTTTCAGCGATTTTGTCTTTCTCCGGTTTCCTAAAACGCACTCTTTTATATCTTCCAACTAAAATAGAAAACCACaccattaattaataaataaaaacgtTTCATGAGACCTGTTTCACTTACATCCTGCATCCATGTTATGTCAATGTCCAT
Above is a genomic segment from Mangifera indica cultivar Alphonso chromosome 3, CATAS_Mindica_2.1, whole genome shotgun sequence containing:
- the LOC123211942 gene encoding ubiquitin carboxyl-terminal hydrolase 9-like isoform X1, yielding MVIKAKNIFTERRLKTAVNLFVLQTVGRYKRVRFRKPEKDKIAENTTEAISKMTIRDSSVLMMENAGSCLPCTPDEERQIVQDLTNQSQIHLKEGNLYYLISTSWYKIWERHVGGDEPLIDKLSSDSQRLDGVSSERPGPIDNSDLIENGNGTEGDSLELRRNLVEGQDYVLVPQQIWEKLFHWYKGGPALPRKMICVGTRSEKIVEVYPLSLHLIDSRDNSQSIIKLSKKASIRELYENVCKLKGIKNEKACIWDYFNKQKQSESPLNGMDQTLDDAMLQMDQHILLEVQVDGGYSSHFDMDSTGNELALVPLEPSRSSLTVAGGPTMSNGQSTGYRFNQYQGSSLGPALTDTDEGFDSYNTVKKGERGGLAGLQNLGNTCFMNSALQCLVHTPRLVDYFLQDYSDEINTKNPLGMHGELAIAFGELLRKLWSSGRTTIAPRAFKGKLARFAPQFSGYNQHDSQELLAFLLDGLHEDLNRVKQKPYIEMKDSDGRPDEEVANECWINHKARNDSLIVDVFQGQYKSTLVCPVCNKISITFDPFMYLTLPLPSTVTRSMTVTVFYADGSTLPMPFTVTVMKHGCCKDLISALSTVCCLKSDESLLLAEVYNHQIFKFFENPAEMLNSIKDEECIVAYRFDRKETGKVKIQIVNRWSEKSSSDYLKGGERKLFGAPLVTYLEEDCLSGFDIDNAVSRMLSPLRRTYSSVKAHKGEENGFLAEADDEPSNSCDQPMETAELEDSPSRELSFQLSQSDHKITNWKPIKKDTIIKPGQHIKVLLDWTDKVRELYDPSFLEDLPEVHKTGFTVKKTRQEAISLFSCLDAFLTEEPLGPDDMWYCPCCKEHRQATKKLDLWTLPDVLVFHLKRFSYSRYMKNKLDTFVNFPIHNLDLSKYLKSRSGESYVYDLYAISNHYGGLGGGHYTAYAKLIDENRWYHFDDGHVSHINEADIKTSAAYVLFYRRVKGESMVGMGETSQSHSC
- the LOC123211942 gene encoding ubiquitin carboxyl-terminal hydrolase 9-like isoform X2 — protein: MDAGFGRYKRVRFRKPEKDKIAENTTEAISKMTIRDSSVLMMENAGSCLPCTPDEERQIVQDLTNQSQIHLKEGNLYYLISTSWYKIWERHVGGDEPLIDKLSSDSQRLDGVSSERPGPIDNSDLIENGNGTEGDSLELRRNLVEGQDYVLVPQQIWEKLFHWYKGGPALPRKMICVGTRSEKIVEVYPLSLHLIDSRDNSQSIIKLSKKASIRELYENVCKLKGIKNEKACIWDYFNKQKQSESPLNGMDQTLDDAMLQMDQHILLEVQVDGGYSSHFDMDSTGNELALVPLEPSRSSLTVAGGPTMSNGQSTGYRFNQYQGSSLGPALTDTDEGFDSYNTVKKGERGGLAGLQNLGNTCFMNSALQCLVHTPRLVDYFLQDYSDEINTKNPLGMHGELAIAFGELLRKLWSSGRTTIAPRAFKGKLARFAPQFSGYNQHDSQELLAFLLDGLHEDLNRVKQKPYIEMKDSDGRPDEEVANECWINHKARNDSLIVDVFQGQYKSTLVCPVCNKISITFDPFMYLTLPLPSTVTRSMTVTVFYADGSTLPMPFTVTVMKHGCCKDLISALSTVCCLKSDESLLLAEVYNHQIFKFFENPAEMLNSIKDEECIVAYRFDRKETGKVKIQIVNRWSEKSSSDYLKGGERKLFGAPLVTYLEEDCLSGFDIDNAVSRMLSPLRRTYSSVKAHKGEENGFLAEADDEPSNSCDQPMETAELEDSPSRELSFQLSQSDHKITNWKPIKKDTIIKPGQHIKVLLDWTDKVRELYDPSFLEDLPEVHKTGFTVKKTRQEAISLFSCLDAFLTEEPLGPDDMWYCPCCKEHRQATKKLDLWTLPDVLVFHLKRFSYSRYMKNKLDTFVNFPIHNLDLSKYLKSRSGESYVYDLYAISNHYGGLGGGHYTAYAKLIDENRWYHFDDGHVSHINEADIKTSAAYVLFYRRVKGESMVGMGETSQSHSC